gtgaaaaaaaaactatatatgcagtattatcttcattttaggtgccaaaagggttttgtggctcctgaggtttttttccctctggaaaatgagtccaaatggctctttgagtgtttaaggttgctgacccctgcactAACCCATGCTGGGCTTACTTGCTTTCCTCTCTTCTCACTGTATGAAGTGCCATGTACCTACCTATCTGGTGCTATAATAATACTAACTGCCCAGTCCTGTGCTGCATACACAGGTGCTTGccaccactgcaccagtgcttgccGCCACTAAGGTGCCATCAAGCACATAAAGTCTAAAAGCCCACAAACACAATGTTCCTTTCCTTTCTTAGATCAAGGGAAAGATCCCAAACCATCATGGATAATCCTGCTATGAAACCAATGAGAGATTATTTTGATGGGATGAAGGCTGCTTTGGATCAAGCACTGCTACCGGAAGTGATAACCAAAAGCTATCAAAACATCAATTTATTTGAAAAGACCACCCTGGACATTGCCATCACAGGGGTGTCGGGCACCGGGAAGTCATCCCTTGTAAATGCCCTGCGAGGCCTGGATGACAATGATGATAAAAATAATGCAGCCAAGACTGACGTGATACAAGGGACATCACATCCCGAAATATATCCACATCCCTTATGGCCAAATGTCACCCTTTGGGTCCTACCAGGAATCGGGACCAAAGGCTTTCAAGCTGCAAGATATCTAAAGCAGGTACAATTTGACAAGTATGATCTGTTCATCGTTCTTTCCTCCAGCCGTTTCACCGAGAATGATGCCAATTTGGCCCGTGAaattcagaaaaggaagaagaagttTTACTTTGTGCATTCCAAAATAGATGTTGATCTGGGGAATGAGCGTCGGATAAAAGACTTCAGGCAGGAGACAACACTCAAGAAGATTAGGAACAATTGCTATATACGCACATTTGCAAAAGCCCAGGGTCTTTCTCATCTCCAGATGGGATTTGGACAAGTATGATTTTCCCTTCCTGGAAATGACCTTAGAAGAGGAATTGGATTTATCTGAAAACACCCTTGACATTGCCATCGTAGGGGTGACGGGAGCTGGTAAGTCATCCCTTGTGAATGCCATGCGAGGcctggatgatgatgattataaaAATAATGCAGCCAAGACTGTTTTCCAAAATAGATATAGATCTGAGGAATGAATGCCTGAGAAGAGATTTCAGGGTGGAGAGAACCCTTGAGAAGGAATGATGGCTATCAACAATTGAAACAGCCAAGAGTTTTTCTCATCTCCAGATGGAATTTGGACAATTATGactttcccctcctgcaaatgaCCTTAGAGGAGGAGGTGGATAGTCTCAAGAGTCAAGTCTTAATTCTGGCAATACCACCTGTCTCCAGAGAAATTCtggagcagaaaaagaaaaccatGAAAAAGGTTATATTGGTGCAGTCCCTGTTGTCTTTTGATCTTGAGGCCATTCAATTTCCAggtctctcttttccttttgacATTGCCATCCTGGTGAGAATCTTGAGGCCTTTCTGCAGGGTTTTCAGCTTGAATGAAGTCTCCCTCAGTAGAGTTGTAAAACTGGTGGGCAAACACGAAGATGTTCTGAGTTCTGCTATCCACAAGTCCCCCATGGCCAGTGAGTTCACCCCAGAATTTGTATTCCGTCTTTTGTGAAAGTCATTGGTCTATTCAACACTGATGGGGCTGGAGTTTGCTCTTGATTTTGTGCCTGGACTGAGCTCTATAACTGGTGGAGGACTTTCATTCACAACCACATTCATGATGCTGGAGGATTTTTTGAATGATGTCATAGAAGACACCAAGAGCATCCTTGCTAAAGTTTCTGAGTGAGCATGAGGAGCCCAAAGTCAAGATCCAAGCCAGCCATTGGGAAAGGGAGAAGTTGCCTGGATGCATTATACCCTGCACCAAAACGGATGCAGCAGAAAACACTGGATTTCAATTCCTGTTATTCTTTATTCTGATtttcctttagaccaggggtgcccaaaccctggccctggggccacttgcggccctcgaggactcccaatgcagccctcggggagcccccagtctccaatgagccactggccctcctgAAATTagttggagcccgtactggccggatgcaactgcttttagtgtgagggcaactgtttgacctctcgcgtgagctgtgggacgagggcttcctccactgcttgctgttttatgtctgtgatgcagcagtggcagtgaaggagaggttggccttgctttgtgcaaggccttttataggccttgagctactgtaagaccttcattcattcatataagttccatctctaatatattcatttatgttaatttattcaaatttgaaatgtaaattaatcctttctttccctggcccccgactggccccccagtgtcagagagatgatgtggccctcctgccaaaaactttggacacccctgctttagactaatAAATGGTCTAAACCATAAAACTTGAGCATTCGGGTTGCAAGTGCAGTCAATGCATCTCTGGCTACTTGTAGATAAAGGCTTTTTCTGGGGTTCAGGCATGCTGATTAAATGCACCTGACAGTCAACAGCCGCATGAGTTCTGTGAGTCTGGTCCCTGCTTGTCCCAAGCAGAGATGCTGACCCCCCTTTTCTTGAAATCACAATGTCCCTACCCaaaatggaaatgagagatgggcgatagcaggaagcaggaagcaccaGTGATGGTCTTCATTTTGCTATGGATTGGATTCCTGTCGGCTGCTCTGGCTTCCTTGTGACAAAGAGCAGGGCATTcgtatttcaaaaataaaataaaatctacaaaacagggcagggcagggtgagtAGAAGAGGCAATTGGGGGAACCCTATGCTTAAGCTTTTGCTGACTAGtaaaccaccacccccaccccactactGCAGGTGAGTGTCCAAAACACTTGATCCTTCTTTCCTGTGCAAAGGCTCCAGC
This sequence is a window from Tiliqua scincoides isolate rTilSci1 chromosome 10, rTilSci1.hap2, whole genome shotgun sequence. Protein-coding genes within it:
- the LOC136661047 gene encoding interferon-inducible GTPase 5-like; this translates as MDNPAMKPMRDYFDGMKAALDQALLPEVITKSYQNINLFEKTTLDIAITGVSGTGKSSLVNALRGLDDNDDKNNAAKTDVIQGTSHPEIYPHPLWPNVTLWVLPGIGTKGFQAARYLKQVQFDKYDLFIVLSSSRFTENDANLAREIQKRKKKFYFVHSKIDVDLGNERRIKDFRQETTLKKIRNNCYIRVTGAGKSSLPRVFLISRWNLDNYDFPLLQMTLEEEVDSLKSQVLILAIPPVSREILEQKKKTMKKVILVQSLLSFDLEAIQFPGLSFPFDIAILVRILRPFCRVFSLNEVSLSRVVKLVGKHEDVLSSAIHKSPMASEFTPEFVFRLL